A window of Nicotiana tabacum cultivar K326 chromosome 24, ASM71507v2, whole genome shotgun sequence contains these coding sequences:
- the LOC107829045 gene encoding dynamin-related protein 4C-like has protein sequence MVRTTSKPSEQQKTVDSSSQSLEVVDQKPQFAVIAPPPPIVASVNDRIRPLLDCVDRLRHLNIMQEGIQLPTIVVVGDQSSGKSSVLESLAGISLPRGQGICTRVPLIMKLQNDPKITAPNLHLEYNGKSLPVDEFRVADAIVLATDEIAGHGKGISNNLLTLVVKKNGVPDLTMVDLPGITRVPVQGQPKDIYEQISDIIMNYIAPQESIVLNVLSATVDFPTCESIRMSQKVDKTGERTLAVVTKADKAPEGLLEKVTADEVNIGLGYVCVRNRIGNESYEEARSDEARLFSTHPLLSKIDKSMVGVPVLAQKLVRIQATIISKCLPEIVRKINDKLALNLTELNRLPLHLSSVAEALTAFMRILSSSKDSLKKILIRGEFDEYPEEKEMHCTARLVEVLDKYSSDLHSKNFEKEDFLMEEILALQETKGIGLPNFLPRSVFLNLLQKRIKEIAATPEDFVGRLWNYIERIVIKVLMYHCDNYPQLQSSTRRAAQNLIAKKKDESVDWVRDIIGMEMQTDYTCNPDYLGTYSKLIAQQNAFMEIMNDHGKGSVMNLE, from the coding sequence ATGGTGAGAACAACATCTAAACCTTCCGAGCAGCAAAAAACTGTTGACTCCTCTTCACAGTCACTTGAAGTTGTTGATCAAAAGCCTCAGTTTGCAGTTATAGCACCACCTCCTCCTATTGTTGCGTCTGTCAACGACAGAATCAGGCCACTTCTTGACTGTGTAGATAGGCTCCGCCACCTTAACATAATGCAAGAAGGTATACAACTCCCAACGATCGTAGTAGTTGGCGATCAATCTTCTGGAAAATCCAGTGTTCTTGAATCTCTAGCTGGAATCAGCCTCCCCAGAGGACAGGGAATTTGCACAAGGGTCCCACTTATCATGAAACTGCAAAATGACCCGAAAATAACTGCACCAAATCTTCACTTGGAGTACAATGGAAAGTCACTCCCTGTCGATGAATTTCGCGTAGCGGACGCCATTGTTCTTGCTACTGATGAGATTGCTGGACATGGTAAGGGCATATCTAACAATCTTTTAACACTTGTTGTGAAAAAAAATGGTGTGCCTGATTTAACTATGGTTGATTTACCTGGAATTACTAGAGTTCCTGTTCAGGGACAACCTAAGGACATATATGAACAAATTTCTGATATTATTATGAATTATATAGCTCCTCAAGAAAGCATAGTCTTGAATGTTTTGTCAGCTACTGTTGATTTTCCTACTTGTGAGTCGATTAGGATGTCTCAGAAAGTGGATAAAACTGGGGAGAGGACTTTAGCTGTTGTGACAAAGGCAGATAAAGCTCCTGAGGGTTTACTTGAGAAAGTTACTGCAGATGAAGTGAATATAGGACTCGGCTATGTTTGTGTTAGGAATAGAATTGGGAATGAGTCTTATGAAGAAGCTAGGAGTGATGAGGCAAGGCTTTTTTCAACTCATCCACTTTTATCTAAGATTGATAAATCCATGGTTGGGGTTCCTGTTCTGGCTCAAAAGTTGGTGCGAATTCAAGCAACGATTATTTCGAAATGCTTGCCTGAAATTGTAAGGAAGATTAATGACAAGCTTGCTCTTAATCTAACAGAACTCAACAGGCTACCTCTGCACTTAAGTTCTGTGGCTGAAGCTTTGACCGCCTTCATGCGGATCCTGAGTTCTTCAAAGGATTcgttaaagaaaattctaataaGAGGTGAGTTTGACGAATACCCTGAAGAAAAAGAAATGCATTGCACAGCTAGATTGGTTGAGGTGCTTGATAAATATTCCAGTGACCTGCATTctaagaattttgagaaggaagACTTTTTGATGGAAGAGATCTTGGCCTTACAGGAAACTAAAGGGATTGGATTGCCCAACTTCCTCCCTCGGTCTGTTTTCCTCAATTTATTGCAGAAAAGAATCAAGGAAATTGCTGCAACTCCAGAGGATTTTGTGGGAAGACTGTGGAACTATATAGAGAGAATTGTTATTAAAGTGTTGATGTATCATTGTGATAACTACCCACAACTCCAGTCTTCTACGAGACGAGCTGCACAAAACCTGATAGCGAAGAAGAAGGACGAATCAGTGGATTGGGTAAGGGATATCATCGGGATGGAAATGCAGACTGATTACACTTGTAATCCTGACTATTTAGGGACTTATAGTAAGCTCATAGCGCAACAAAACGCGTTTATGGAGATTATGAACGATCACGGGAAGGGCTCCGTAATGAACCTGGAATGA